The following proteins are encoded in a genomic region of Nicotiana sylvestris chromosome 4, ASM39365v2, whole genome shotgun sequence:
- the LOC138889897 gene encoding uncharacterized protein, with product MTWVLDAEIHLDAMGLGDAIKDKDKASTQDCAKALIFLRHHLDEGLKIEYLTVKDPFVLWNGLKERYDNLKITSKLKLCGDNISDYDMLEKTFTTFHASNMVLQQQYREKGFTKYSQLISLLLVAERNNELLMRNHENRPTGSTPLPKEDEVYSHYANRGKGRGHIRGRGRGRGRGHVQGRNFSGVNHPPPKNNFQKWKGKDEKRNAEGSETKCYRCGGKGHWAKIYRIPKHLVELYQASMKNKGFEANLVYDNEFDITHLDVADFFEHPDEKNKPLDR from the exons atgacatgggtattggatgctgaaatccatttagatgcaatgggtcttggagacgccattaaagaTAAAGATAAAGCATCTACACAAGATtgtgctaaggccttgattttcttgcgccatcaccttgatgaagggttgaaaattgaatatctcaCAGTGAAAGATCCATTTGTTTTGTGGAATGgtttaaaggaaagatatgacaacttaaa aattacttccaaattgaaactctgtggagataatatcagtgactatgatatgcttgaaaaaacgttTACAACGTTTCATGCTTCCAATATGGTCTTACAACAGCAGTACCGAGAGAAAGGCTTCACAAAGTACTCTCAGTTGATTTCTCTTCTACTTGTGGCTGAACGAAACAATGAATTGCTTATGAGAAATCATGAAAATCGACCCACTGGGTCTACACCATTGCCTAAAGAGGATGAGGTGTATTCCCATTATGCTAATCGTGGAAAGGGTCGTGGCCATATTCGTGGTCGTGgtcgcggtcgtggtcgtggccaTGTCCAAGGAAGAAATTTTTCTGGTGTTAATCATCCTCCACCGAAAAATAACTTCCAAAAATGGAAAGGTAAAGATGAGAAGCGAAATGCAGAGGGTTCAGAAACTAAATGCTATCGTTGCGGTGGAAAAGGGCATTGGGCAAAAATTTATCGCATACCAAAacatttggttgagctttatcaagcatctATGAAGAATAAAGGCTTTGAAGCCAATCTTGTCTATGATAATGAATTTGACATCACCCACTTGGATGTGGCAGATTTTTTTGAGCACCCTGATGAAAAAAATAAACCACTTGATCGGTGA